The following is a genomic window from Flavobacterium crassostreae.
ATACCAACCACATCCTTAGGCGAATTAAAAAGCAAAGAGATTGGTATGTTAATTCTACCAGGCGGAATGGCTTGGGAAAAAGCAGAAAATAATGAACTAGAGAAATTAACGCTTGAATTTTTTAACGCAGGCAAATCCATTGCGGCAATTTGCGCAGCAACAACTTTTTTAGGACAGCTAGGCATATTGAATCACTTAAAACATACCAGTAATGATTTAAGCTATTTAAAAGCTATTTCTCCTAAATACAAAGGAAGCGATAAGTATCAGAATGTATTAGCCCAAACAGATCTTAATATTATTACTGCAAATGGCATTGCACCCATTGAATTTGCAGCGGCAATCTTCAAGAAAACACAACTAAAATCCGAAAATGAAATAGAAAAATGGTTCCAATTGTTTAAAAATGGAATCTGGAGCCAATAATTAAAGTTACCCAAAACTTAAATACAATTGGATCTAATGCCGTTTTTCAATACTACTTTAAGTGTTATACCCATTAGTAACTATGCTAGACACTCTAAAAACACCATTAAATGACACTAGAAAATATCGTTAAACAAATTAAAACCTATTATACGTTTTCAGAAACTGAGCTAGAAATTATCCAATCAAAGTTTCAGTACAATATCTTTAAAACAAAAGAATTTATACTTAACAAAGGACAAGTAGCAACTCATATACACTTTATTGAAGTAGGTCTAGTAAGGGTTTTTTATCTAAAGAATGCTAAAGAAATAACAACCTACCTATCTAGTGATAATGGCTTTGTTTCATCCTACTCAAGTTTTATAAATCAAAAAAAATCATATGAGAGTATCCAGTGTTTAGAAAGTACAGAAACATTCTCTATCAGTTACAAAGATATGCAGGAACTATACAAGATTGTTCCTCAATGGCAAAGAATAGGACGCTATTTAGCAGAGCAAAACGTAATTTGCTTGGCGGATAGGCTTTTAAGTTTACAATCCATATCTGCAAAGGAAAAATATGATAACTTTTTAAAAACTGCACCTAGCAAAATTGTAAAACGGACTCCCTTAATTCATGTTGCTTCTTATTTAGGAATTACCCCAGAATCACTTAGTCGATTACGAAAATTAAAATATTAACATTTGTCAAGAGTAAATTAATTATCAATCAGCAACTTTGTTATCTAAAATAGATAAAAATGAAAGAAATAACAAAAAATGTATTCCAAATTCCGCTGATGCCCAGAAATAGTATTAATTGCTATGTTATTGATGATATACTTGTTGATTCAGGAATTAAAAGTTCGGCAAATAAAATACTAAATTCAATAAAAAATATTGATATTACCAAACATGTTTTAACGCATGCCCATGCCGACCATCAAGGAAGTAGTGAGTTTATATGTACTACCTTAAATATACCTCTTTGGACCTCTGCCCTTGAAAAAGACAATGCAGAAACCGGAAACGTTACTTCAGAATATGCTAACAAAGAGCATCCAATAGCACGATTTCAACAGCACTTTTGGGCAGGAAAAGGTCATAAAGTTTCTCGTATTCTTAAAGAAGGGGACAGTGTAGGTAGCTTTACTGTTATTGAAACTCCAGGTCACTCCATGGGGCATATTTCTTTTTTCAGAGAAAGAGATAAAGTCTTAATTATTGGAGACACCCTAGTAAACATGAATTTAGTAACCACAATTGTTGGGTTAAAACAACCTCCAAGTCTATTTACAACAAATAAAAAGATTAATAGAGAATCTATTCAAAAAATACATGACTTAAAACCAAAGATTATTTGTTTTGGACACGGGCCAGTTTTATACAACAAAGGAGAGTTAGATACATTTATGCATACACTAAATGCAACAACTCCTTGAAAAATTTAGGTAAAAAAAGCTCTATTCTGGTACTAATTCAGCAATAATAAGGCCATTAAAGCATTTTATACATCATAAAAATACCCCCAAAAAAGCTTAACTTCTTGGGGGTATATATATCGAAATAACTATTTTAAATAGCCGTACTACGTAGCCAAGTTACGCATCCAAATCAACTTTAGTTTTGGCTGCAATTTCTTTATAAGTACCATTCTCTAATTTTTCACGAATCGCTTCAAAAGCAACAAGAGTTTCCTCAATATCCGATAAAGTATGAGAAGCCGTAGGAATCATTCGTAACAAAATTATTCCCTTAGGGATCACAGGATAAATCACAATAGACAAGAAAATACCATAGTTTTCTCTCAAATCATTCACCATAACCATAGCCTCAGGCACACTTCCCTCTAAATAAACAGGAGTAATACACGTATTGGTGTCTCCAATATTAAAATTTCTAGAACGCAAACCATTTTGCAATGCATTCACATTTTCCCATAATTTTTGTTTCAATTCTGGGTGGTTACGCAACAATTCCAAACGCTTTAAAGAACCAATAGTTTGGATCATTGGCAACGCCTTAGCAAACATTTGCGAACGCAAGTTGTATTTCAAATAATCAATAATTTCTTTATCTGCCGCCACAAAAGCACCAATATTGGCCATAGACTTAGCAAACGTAGAAAAATAAACATCAATATCATCTTGTACATCCTGCTCCTCACCTGCTCCAGCTCCAGTTTTACCCAAAGTACCAAAACCATGTGCATCATCCACCAACAAACGGAAATTGTATTTTTGCTTCATAGCAACTATCTCTTTCAATTTTCCTTGTTGGCCACGCATACCAAAAACCCCTTCGGTAATAAACAAAATACCACCCCCTGTTTCGGTAGCCATTTTAGTGGCACGTTGCAGGTTTTTTTCCATACTCTCTAAATCATTGTGTTTATACGTAAAACGTTTACCCATATGCAAACGCACCCCGTCAATAATACACGCATGCGAGTCCACATCATAAACAATAATATCATTTTTAGTAACCAAAGCATCAATAATAGACACCATCCCTTGGTAACCAAAATTCAATAAATAAGCAGATTCTTTCATCACAAAAGCAGCCAATTCTTGCTCCAATTGCTCATGGTATTTGGTGTGCCCACTCATCATACGAGCACCCATTGGGTAAGCAGCTCCAAACTGAATCGCTGCATCCGTATCGGCTTGTCTCACCTCAGGATGATTTGCCAAACCTAAATAGTCATTCAAACTCCAGTTCAAAATATTTTTTCCGCCAAACTGCATTCTTGGTCCCAATTCTCCTTCTAATTTAGGAAAAACAAAATACCCTTCTGCCTGCGAAGCCCATTTTCCTAGAGGACCTTTATTGTTTTGAATTCTTTCGAATAAATCCTTTACCATAATATATTTAAGTAATAATTTTAATTTTAAGACGTTGCAAAAATAAATATTTATATTTTATAAAAGTCTTGAAACTACAATTATTTTTTTGTAGCCACTCCCGCTATCCACTATATCTTTTGCTTTTTTAAAG
Proteins encoded in this region:
- a CDS encoding type 1 glutamine amidotransferase family protein, whose translation is MTNKIAVFLFNGFSDWEISYLTPEITKSKKLELIYFSKDGNPVTSMGGLQIIPTTSLGELKSKEIGMLILPGGMAWEKAENNELEKLTLEFFNAGKSIAAICAATTFLGQLGILNHLKHTSNDLSYLKAISPKYKGSDKYQNVLAQTDLNIITANGIAPIEFAAAIFKKTQLKSENEIEKWFQLFKNGIWSQ
- a CDS encoding Crp/Fnr family transcriptional regulator, translating into MTLENIVKQIKTYYTFSETELEIIQSKFQYNIFKTKEFILNKGQVATHIHFIEVGLVRVFYLKNAKEITTYLSSDNGFVSSYSSFINQKKSYESIQCLESTETFSISYKDMQELYKIVPQWQRIGRYLAEQNVICLADRLLSLQSISAKEKYDNFLKTAPSKIVKRTPLIHVASYLGITPESLSRLRKLKY
- a CDS encoding MBL fold metallo-hydrolase; the protein is MKEITKNVFQIPLMPRNSINCYVIDDILVDSGIKSSANKILNSIKNIDITKHVLTHAHADHQGSSEFICTTLNIPLWTSALEKDNAETGNVTSEYANKEHPIARFQQHFWAGKGHKVSRILKEGDSVGSFTVIETPGHSMGHISFFRERDKVLIIGDTLVNMNLVTTIVGLKQPPSLFTTNKKINRESIQKIHDLKPKIICFGHGPVLYNKGELDTFMHTLNATTP
- a CDS encoding aminotransferase class I/II-fold pyridoxal phosphate-dependent enzyme → MVKDLFERIQNNKGPLGKWASQAEGYFVFPKLEGELGPRMQFGGKNILNWSLNDYLGLANHPEVRQADTDAAIQFGAAYPMGARMMSGHTKYHEQLEQELAAFVMKESAYLLNFGYQGMVSIIDALVTKNDIIVYDVDSHACIIDGVRLHMGKRFTYKHNDLESMEKNLQRATKMATETGGGILFITEGVFGMRGQQGKLKEIVAMKQKYNFRLLVDDAHGFGTLGKTGAGAGEEQDVQDDIDVYFSTFAKSMANIGAFVAADKEIIDYLKYNLRSQMFAKALPMIQTIGSLKRLELLRNHPELKQKLWENVNALQNGLRSRNFNIGDTNTCITPVYLEGSVPEAMVMVNDLRENYGIFLSIVIYPVIPKGIILLRMIPTASHTLSDIEETLVAFEAIREKLENGTYKEIAAKTKVDLDA